In Flavobacterium cerinum, one genomic interval encodes:
- the accD gene encoding acetyl-CoA carboxylase, carboxyltransferase subunit beta: MAWFKRTAKGIQTATEDKKDVPKGLWYKSPTGKIIDSEELAKNLWVSPEDGYHVRIGSKEYFEILFDNNEFKELDTNMTSKDPLKFVDTKKYSDRLKDAIDKTKLKDAVRTAVGKSKGKDLVVASMDFAFIGGSMGAVVGEKIARAIDYSIKHKVPFIMISKSGGARMMEAAYSLMQLAKTSAKLAQLADAKIPYISLCTDPTTGGTTASYAMLGDINIAEPGALIGFAGPRVVKDTTGKDLPEGFQTSEFVLEHGFLDFITPRKELKDKVNLYLDLILNQPIR; this comes from the coding sequence ATGGCTTGGTTTAAAAGAACAGCAAAAGGGATTCAAACCGCAACTGAAGATAAAAAAGATGTACCGAAAGGACTTTGGTACAAATCGCCTACAGGAAAGATCATTGATTCTGAAGAATTAGCAAAAAATCTTTGGGTTAGCCCGGAAGACGGATATCACGTTAGAATTGGTAGTAAAGAGTACTTTGAAATCTTGTTCGACAACAACGAATTCAAAGAACTGGATACGAATATGACTTCTAAGGATCCGCTTAAATTCGTAGATACAAAAAAATATAGTGATCGTTTAAAAGATGCTATCGATAAAACCAAATTAAAAGATGCTGTTAGAACAGCCGTAGGAAAATCAAAAGGAAAAGACCTTGTTGTTGCTTCTATGGATTTTGCTTTTATCGGAGGATCAATGGGAGCAGTTGTAGGTGAGAAAATTGCTCGTGCTATCGATTATTCTATCAAGCACAAAGTTCCTTTTATCATGATCTCCAAATCAGGTGGTGCTCGTATGATGGAAGCGGCTTATTCATTAATGCAGTTAGCTAAAACTTCTGCTAAACTAGCGCAATTGGCTGATGCTAAAATCCCTTACATTTCATTATGTACAGATCCTACAACAGGAGGAACTACTGCATCTTACGCTATGTTAGGTGATATCAATATTGCTGAGCCGGGCGCTTTAATCGGTTTTGCCGGACCACGTGTTGTTAAAGATACAACCGGAAAAGATCTTCCGGAAGGATTCCAGACTTCAGAATTCGTTTTAGAGCACGGTTTCCTTGATTTTATCACACCTCGTAAAGAGTTAAAAGACAAAGTGAATTTATACCTTGATTTAATTTTAAATCAACCGATTCGATAA
- the fbaA gene encoding class II fructose-bisphosphate aldolase, whose protein sequence is MAHNIKPGVATGDQVQEIFNYAKEKGFALPAVNVTGSSTINGVMETAAKLNAPVIIQFSNGGASFNAGKGLSNEGQKSAILGAIAGAKHIHTLAEAYGATVILHTDHCAKNLLPWIDGLLDASEEHFKQTGKPLFSSHMIDLSEEPIEENLEISKKYLERMSKMGMTLEIELGITGGEEDGVDNSDVDSSKLYTQPEEVAYAYEELMKISPRFTIAAAFGNVHGVYKPGNVKLTPKILKNSQEYVQNKFNTGNNPVDFVFHGGSGSTLEEIREAISYGVIKMNIDTDLQFAFTEGVRDYMISKIDYLRTQIGNPEGADVPNKKHYDPRKWVREGEITFNTRLEQAFKDLNNVNTL, encoded by the coding sequence GGCGATCAAGTTCAGGAAATTTTCAATTATGCAAAAGAAAAAGGCTTTGCCTTACCCGCAGTGAATGTAACCGGGTCCAGTACTATTAACGGTGTAATGGAAACAGCAGCTAAGTTAAATGCTCCTGTTATTATCCAGTTTTCCAATGGTGGCGCTTCTTTTAATGCAGGAAAAGGACTTTCCAACGAAGGACAAAAATCGGCTATATTAGGTGCTATTGCCGGAGCAAAACATATTCATACCCTGGCAGAAGCCTATGGTGCTACAGTAATTTTACACACAGACCATTGTGCTAAAAACCTGTTACCGTGGATTGACGGTTTATTGGATGCCAGCGAAGAACATTTTAAACAAACCGGAAAACCGTTATTCAGTTCGCATATGATCGACCTTTCAGAAGAGCCGATCGAGGAGAATCTGGAAATCTCCAAAAAATATTTGGAGCGTATGAGTAAAATGGGAATGACACTGGAAATCGAATTGGGTATTACCGGAGGAGAAGAAGACGGTGTAGACAATTCGGATGTAGACAGTTCTAAACTATACACACAACCGGAAGAAGTAGCTTATGCTTATGAGGAATTAATGAAAATCAGTCCTCGTTTTACTATTGCTGCCGCTTTCGGAAACGTTCACGGTGTTTACAAACCGGGAAATGTAAAACTGACTCCGAAGATTTTGAAAAACTCTCAGGAGTATGTTCAAAACAAATTCAACACCGGAAACAACCCTGTTGATTTTGTATTCCACGGCGGTTCAGGATCCACATTAGAAGAGATCAGAGAAGCAATCTCATACGGTGTAATCAAAATGAATATCGACACTGATCTTCAGTTTGCTTTTACTGAAGGAGTTCGTGACTATATGATTTCAAAAATTGACTATTTAAGAACACAGATCGGAAATCCGGAAGGAGCCGATGTTCCGAATAAAAAACACTATGACCCGAGAAAATGGGTTCGCGAAGGAGAAATTACGTTTAACACACGTCTGGAACAGGCGTTTAAAGACCTGAATAACGTTAATACACTATAA